A single genomic interval of Rosistilla ulvae harbors:
- the truD gene encoding tRNA pseudouridine(13) synthase TruD — MTTDSVLKWTAMNPIDPPRLLGPPLGSVIFKSQPEDFEVEELLRFEPSGEGEHCLVWMEKRHRNTNDVASELATKLGLRKRLISHCGLKDKEAVTRQWFSLHLPGKPSPSVEDLTVEGVRVLRIVRHLRKLHRGAHDGNRFWIRLRGCEFSREAAAARWQQMIDRGVPNYFGTQRFGRDGGNVPQALRWFKDEIQVRDRMLRGILLSAARSYLFNACVGHRVLDGTWDTPLSGDVFGFADNRSLVLPHNLHGDEADRVRQGALELTAPLWGEGELQSQAAVKAMEEQVVAAYPDLLAGLAQFNLRQERRVMRLRPLSAELTWETDSTLVLRFDLPKGTYATTLLRELVDIG; from the coding sequence ATGACAACCGATAGTGTTTTGAAATGGACCGCCATGAATCCGATCGATCCTCCCCGTCTGCTCGGTCCTCCGCTGGGCTCGGTGATCTTCAAGTCGCAGCCGGAAGACTTTGAGGTCGAAGAACTGCTTCGCTTCGAACCATCGGGCGAAGGGGAGCACTGCCTTGTTTGGATGGAGAAGAGGCATCGCAATACCAACGATGTCGCGTCGGAGCTGGCGACCAAACTGGGGCTGCGGAAGCGGTTGATCAGTCATTGCGGATTGAAGGATAAAGAGGCAGTAACGCGGCAATGGTTTAGTCTGCATCTGCCTGGAAAGCCGTCCCCTTCGGTTGAGGATTTAACTGTCGAAGGAGTGCGTGTGCTGCGGATCGTGCGCCACTTGCGCAAGCTGCACCGCGGCGCGCACGATGGCAATCGCTTTTGGATCCGTTTGCGAGGTTGTGAATTCTCCAGAGAAGCTGCCGCCGCGCGATGGCAGCAGATGATCGACCGTGGCGTTCCAAACTACTTCGGCACCCAGCGATTTGGCCGCGACGGTGGGAACGTGCCACAGGCGCTGCGATGGTTCAAGGACGAGATCCAAGTCCGCGATCGGATGCTGCGTGGGATCCTGTTGTCCGCCGCCCGCAGCTATCTGTTCAACGCCTGTGTCGGCCATCGCGTGCTCGACGGGACATGGGATACGCCGCTGTCGGGCGACGTGTTTGGGTTCGCCGACAATCGCAGCCTCGTCCTGCCGCACAATCTGCATGGCGATGAAGCCGATCGAGTACGGCAGGGAGCTCTTGAGTTAACCGCTCCGCTATGGGGCGAAGGGGAGCTGCAGAGCCAAGCCGCGGTCAAAGCGATGGAAGAGCAAGTCGTCGCTGCCTATCCCGATCTGTTGGCCGGTTTGGCTCAGTTCAATTTGCGGCAAGAGCGGCGTGTGATGCGGCTGCGACCGCTGTCGGCCGAACTGACCTGGGAAACTGATTCGACGCTCGTGCTGCGGTTCGATCTTCCCAAAGGAACCTACGCCACGACGCTGCTGCGCGAGTTGGTCGATATTGGTTAG
- a CDS encoding AlkZ-related protein has protein sequence MLKTFDQAYQFVLAHKVCTVFGSQCSSYPSLWDNTDLPEAKPKEGGWSPKVKAVWDWKTRIPQTYPESVFYGKVPGGDAALIEMQYFREVHYPAAFQPVCELDSLAQEIYQFIRLEPDYTGPLRKRALERLACTKSQFDTAMKKLQVSLNIVRSNDPKLKNDFWLPMHEVHLDIVQQHQPPS, from the coding sequence ATGCTAAAGACATTTGATCAAGCCTACCAATTTGTGCTAGCTCACAAAGTCTGCACGGTCTTTGGCAGCCAATGCTCGAGTTACCCGTCGCTGTGGGACAACACCGACCTACCGGAAGCAAAGCCCAAGGAGGGCGGATGGAGCCCCAAGGTCAAAGCCGTCTGGGACTGGAAGACTCGGATTCCGCAGACCTATCCCGAATCGGTCTTCTACGGAAAAGTGCCCGGTGGCGATGCGGCGTTGATCGAGATGCAGTACTTCCGCGAGGTCCATTACCCCGCGGCGTTCCAACCGGTCTGCGAATTGGATTCGCTGGCACAAGAGATCTACCAATTCATCCGCCTCGAACCCGACTACACCGGTCCGCTGCGAAAGCGAGCGCTCGAAAGGCTCGCATGTACAAAGAGCCAATTCGACACGGCGATGAAGAAGCTGCAGGTCAGCCTGAACATCGTCCGCTCCAACGATCCCAAACTCAAAAACGACTTCTGGTTGCCGATGCACGAAGTCCACCTGGACATCGTCCAACAGCATCAACCGCCAAGCTAA
- a CDS encoding DUF202 domain-containing protein: MSNDNASPENQNANAQPDTGLDRTLMAEERTCSAWVRTGLASMATGLAIAKVMPNAEPRWAVTTLGMILVFVAVLSFAIGFVGYARGIKYCQPAARNAMPFWVLAVFCNLLAAAAILTASFILQDEPASGSTPGNIHLQQPPTSL, from the coding sequence ATGAGCAACGATAACGCGAGCCCAGAGAACCAGAACGCCAACGCCCAACCCGACACCGGCTTGGATCGAACGTTGATGGCGGAAGAGCGAACCTGTTCGGCATGGGTCCGGACGGGGCTGGCATCGATGGCGACGGGGCTGGCGATTGCCAAGGTGATGCCCAACGCTGAACCGCGATGGGCCGTCACCACCCTGGGAATGATCCTCGTATTCGTCGCCGTCCTCTCGTTTGCGATCGGATTTGTCGGATACGCTCGCGGCATCAAATATTGCCAACCAGCGGCCCGCAACGCGATGCCGTTTTGGGTGCTGGCCGTCTTCTGCAACCTGTTGGCAGCCGCCGCGATCCTGACCGCCAGCTTCATCCTGCAAGACGAACCGGCATCGGGCTCCACACCTGGAAACATTCACCTGCAACAACCACCGACATCGTTGTAA